The Podospora pseudopauciseta strain CBS 411.78 chromosome 2 map unlocalized CBS411.78m_2, whole genome shotgun sequence genome has a window encoding:
- the ECM16 gene encoding putative ATP-dependent RNA helicase DHR1 (COG:A; BUSCO:EOG092610VI; EggNog:ENOG503NVZR), producing MAVKKFVPRQRKRKHLERQRAEERATLDTELDADSNVVEITPAQQAEAEEKRKQLRESLKPDGTKVTGKKAKRLEKYIESKLKKDENRELLKKLEANKIDTSLFSSAKSIGQVKETKKQAIRRVLREKDAGIGVDKSDLTLLYQKRTVKKGEVPQHRQPEESDEPEEEGSRTTQQGTSAKQDQPQSSTTAAAPTTSAVGSGLKRPLEVDDSGRPVLAKRQKRGGVKSKFSLAAPVVHEEPVSDEFGGFSSADEEESGGEDEDESDAGGSEKSEEPSDEGMSDAGSGEDEEEEDDNEESSEEGSGSEDEEDEESMKERRKERSSAFKAWAHQQRNEALGYTPTTSTILEMPRPENFQPRPLEQEPLPIELQPTTNVTRKSHAVTVTRNPEIEEARFKLPVVAEEQKIMEAIHNNDVVVICGATGSGKTTQLPQFLFEAGYGDQKGPTPGMIGVTQPRRVAAVSMSKRVGQEMGDFSKVVAYQIRFEGTVDPNTAIKFMTDGVLLREAAQDFALRKYSAIIIDEAHERSVNTDILIAMLSRVVKLRAELAKEDPTTKPLKLIIMSATLRVEEFTQNAALFETPPRVIDVEGRQHEVTIHFAKKTRHDYVEDAFRKISRGHRKLPPGGMLVFLTGQGEITQLSKRLKAAFGGGMNTASGPKVKISAKEAPIEAEDIDFGDIDDRAVHDMDEDEISDEEEEEKEFDIEDEESGTGPRKMHILPLYSMLPTKEQMKVFEPPPDGSRLVILSTNVAETSLTIPGIRYVFDCGRSKERRYDPVSNVQSFQIDWISKASAQQRAGRAGRTGPGHCWRLYSSAIYERDFPLFADPELLRMPIEGVVLQLKAMNLQHVVNFPFPTPPERESLVKAEKLLTYLSAITPEGQITPTGSTMSIFPLSPRFSRILLVGHLHGCLPYTIALVAALSAGEIFINEHQAIPALEESTEDFRTNEEVIAEEKRARVRQAYNAVHKNFCYLDDKSDAIKLLQVVGEFAHEPTEAWCESHFVRFKILKEIRQLQFQIADLLRTNIPQHANFKLEEKLDPPSATQVQALKQMVAAGFIDQVAIRADKAPNPPETYRKPRRAIDIPYIPLIPLEGDRKVEDPLDRLVYIHPTSPLAHLSTAECPEYICYAYLQKAGNTGADGEKKVKTRMHALTDLTAGQIASLAKGTPLLTYGKPIKEVKGSESADGKTKEVWAIPYLRAEGGAGGLGWPLPARRVTQRKVPGKGWIVE from the coding sequence ATGGCCGTCAAGAAATTCGTCCCACGTCAGCGCAAGCGGAAGCATCTTGAGCGCCAACGCGCCGAGGAGAGAGCTACTCTCGACACAGAGCTCGATGCAGATTCCAATGTTGTTGAGATCACCCCGGCGCAGCAGGctgaggccgaggagaagagaaaacagTTGCGTGAGTCACTAAAGCCCGACGGCACCAAGGTCACTGGAAAAAAGGCCAAACGTCTAGAGAAATACATCGAAAGCAagttgaagaaggatgaGAACCGAGAGCTCCTTAAAAAACTCGAGGCCAACAAGATCGACACCAGTTTATTCAGCAGTGCCAAGTCAATTGGTCAAGTTAAGGAGACCAAGAAGCAAGCCATCCGCCGCGTTCTCAGGGAGAAGGATGCCGGTATCGGCGTGGATAAGTCAGACTTGACGCTGCTCTACCAGAAGCGCACTGTTaagaagggggaggtccCACAACATCGGCAACCGGAGGAATCCGACGAgcctgaggaggaaggaTCCAGGACGACACAGCAGGGGACCAGCGCCAAGCAAGATCAACCACAGTCCTCTACAACCGCGGCAGCTCCTACCACATCGGCAGTCGGCTCTGGTCTGAAACGGCCACTCGAGGTCGACGACTCTGGCCGCCCAGTGCTTGCaaagagacaaaagagaGGCGGTGTGAAGTCGAAGTTCTCATTAGCTGCGCCTGTCGTTCACGAAGAACCAGTATCTGATGAATTTGGCGGGTTCAGCTCCGCTGATGAAGAGGAGTcgggtggggaggatgaggacgagtCTGATGCTGGTGGGTCAGAGAAAAGTGAAGAGCCGTCGGATGAGGGCATGAGTGATGCTGGCAGTGgagaggacgaagaggaagaggatgacaaCGAAGAGAGTTCTGAAGAGGGGTCCGGCtcggaggacgaggaagacgaggagtCTATGAAAGAGCGGCGGAAAGAAAGATCATCTGCTTTCAAGGCTTGGGCACACCAGCAACGAAACGAAGCTCTGGGATACACACCAACAACTTCCACTATACTCGAAATGCCCAGACCAGAAAACTTCCAGCCCCGCCCATTAGAGCAAGAGCCACTACCGATTGAGTTGCAGCCAACAACCAATGTCACCAGAAAGTCGCATGCCGTCACCGTCACAAGGAACCctgagattgaggaggctCGTTTCAAGCTTCCTGTCGTGGCTGAGGAACAGAAGATTATGGAGGCCATCCACAACAACGACGTAGTCGTCATCTGTGGTGCCACTGGCTCGGGAAAGACAACACAACTGCCGCAGTTTTTGTTTGAGGCTGGCTACGGTGACCAGAAGGGTCCTACTCCTGGCATGATTGGCGTCACCCAGCCGAGACGTGTGGCTGCTGTCAGTATGTCGAAACGGGTTGGTCAGGAGATGGGAGACTTTTCCAAGGTCGTCGCCTACCAGATTCGGTTCGAGGGCACCGTCGATCCCAACACAGCCATCAAGTTCATGACTGATGGTGTTCTCCTCCGAGAGGCGGCCCAGGATTTTGCACTTCGCAAGTACTCTGCCATTATCATCGATGAAGCCCACGAGAGAAGTGTCAACACCGATATCCTCATCGCAATGCTCAGCCGAGTGGTCAAACTGAGAGCTGAGCTGGCCAAGGAAGACCCCACAACAAAGCCTTTGAAGCTGATCATCATGTCTGCCACTTTACGTGTTGAAGAATTTACACAAAATGCCGCGCTCTTTGAGACTCCGCCACGAGTTATCGACGTGGAGGGCCGTCAACACGAGGTCACCATCCACTTCGCCAAGAAGACACGGCACGACTATGTCGAGGACGCCTTTCGCAAAATCAGCAGAGGTCATCGAAAGCTGCCACCAGGTGGCATGCTTGTGTTTCTCACTGGCCAAGGCGAGATCACCCAACTCAGCAAGCGTCTGAAGGCTGCTTTTGGCGGTGGCATGAACACTGCATCTGGGCCCAAGGTCAAGATTTCAGCCAAGGAAGCTCCTATCGAGGCTGAGGATATCGACTTTGGCGATATCGATGACAGAGCGGTTCACGATatggatgaagatgagatttccgacgaggaagaagaggagaaggaattCGAcattgaggatgaggagtcCGGCACAGGACCAAGAAAGATGCATATCTTGCCCTTATACTCGATGCTTCCGACAAAAGAGCAGATGAAGGTCTTCGAGCCACCCCCGGACGGCTCGCGATTGGTCATCTTGTCGACAAACGTTGCAGAGACCAGTTTGACTATTCCTGGTATTCGGTATGTCTTCGACTGTGGCAGATCCAAGGAGCGCCGGTATGACCCTGTGAGCAACGTCCAGAGCTTCCAGATCGATTGGATCAGCAAGGCAAGTGCGCAACAACGTGCCGGTCGTGCCGGTCGTACTGGCCCTGGCCATTGCTGGAGGCTGTACTCGTCTGCGATTTACGAAAGGGACTTCCCTCTCTTTGCCGACCCAGAGCTGCTCCGCATGCCCATCGAGGGCGTCGTTCTACAACTGAAGGCCATGAACTTGCAACACGTCGTCAACTTTCCATTCCCGACACCCCCGGAGCGAGAAAGCCTGgtcaaggctgagaagctTTTGACCTACCTTTCAGCCATCACACCTGAGGGTCAGATCACGCCAACAGGCTCGACCATGTCCATTTTCCCCTTGTCACCTCGCTTCTCACGCATCCTGTTGGTTGGACACCTTCACGGCTGCCTGCCATATACCATTGCTCTGGTTGCCGCCCTGTCTGCTGGTGAGATTTTCATCAACGAACACCAAGCCATTCCAGCATTAGAGGAGAGCACCGAAGACTTCCGTACCAATGAAGAGGTGATCGCCGAGGAAAAGCGAGCGAGAGTTCGTCAAGCATATAATGCTGTCCACAAGAACTTTTGCTACCTCGACGACAAGAGTGACGCCATCAAGCTGCTCCAGGTTGTAGGAGAGTTTGCCCATGAGCCCACAGAAGCCTGGTGCGAAAGCCACTTTGTGCGGTTCAAGATCCTAAAGGAAATTCGGCAGCTGCAATTCCAGATCGCGGATCTCCTGAGGACCAACATTCCACAACACGCCAATTTCAAGCTTGAGGAGAAACTGGACCCTCCTTCTGCTACACAGGTTCAAGCTCTCAAGCAGATGGTTGCCGCAGGCTTCATTGATCAAGTCGCCATCAGGGCTGACAAGGCTCCTAACCCGCCTGAGACGTACAGGAAACCACGTCGTGCGATCGATATTCCATACATCCCTCTCATCCCGCTTGAGGGTGATCGAAAGGTTGAGGATCCTCTTGACAGGCTGGTATACATACATCCAACTTCTCCTCTTGCTCATCTCAGCACTGCCGAATGCCCCGAGTACATCTGCTATGCCTACCTCCAGAAGGCTGGCAACACAGGCGCAGACGGTgagaagaaggtcaagaCGAGGATGCATGCTTTGACGGACTTGACAGCAGGCCAGATCGCTTCTCTAGCCAAGGGTACGCCACTTCTCACGTATGGCAAGCCCATCAAAGAGGTCAAGGGCTCTGAAAGTGCCGATGGCAAGACGAAGGAGGTCTGGGCTATCCCATATCTTCGGGCTGAGGGCGGCGCTGGAGGGCTGGGATGGCCATTGCCAGCAAGAAGAGTGACACAGCGCAAGGTTCCTGGGAAGGGTTGGATTGTTGAGTAA
- a CDS encoding uncharacterized protein (EggNog:ENOG503P6F2; COG:S): protein MDGTSIQQEPFPAPSKTATGIINGVPTEVEATSFSDKIMLTVSQGGRLAQWVSVPLSAPSSASIDMALPGSSTLPSAHLTPSTLLGGGDSDRETMGHLYATQIASHLALRNPDEKRTLLLGLGLEKVDGGGEAFFDFLELMLQVI from the exons ATGGACGGCACATCTATTCAGCAGGAGCCCTTTCCTGCCCCCTCGAAGACTGCTACTGGAATCATCAACGGTGTCCCAACCGAAGTGGAAGCAACCAGCTTCTCAGACAAGATCATGCTCACCGTGTCTCAAGGTGGCCGCCTTGCCCAATGG GTGTCAGTACCACTCTCAGCACCATCTTCAGCGTCTATCGATATGGCTCTTCCTGGCTCAAGTACTCTGCCTTCAGCACACTTGACACCCAGCACATTACTTGGCGGCGGTGATTCTGATAGGGAGACGATGGGCCATCTGTACGCCACTCAGATTGCAAGCCATTTGGCTCTGCGTAACCCAGATGAGAAGAGAACCCTCTTGTTAGGGTTGGGATTGGAGAAggtggatggaggaggcgaagcgTTTTTTGACTTTCTCGAGTTAATGCTACAGGTTATCTGA
- the RPL28 gene encoding 60S ribosomal protein L28 (EggNog:ENOG503P1S5; COG:J), whose translation MVCPPQSLSHEEKMLTIAAYPVFQDKKAPRPYFHLLRNHEWAPTINIEKLWSLVPLETRDKYVSGAKTDSAPVIDLLANGYAKLLGKGRLPEIPVVVRARYVSAEAERKIVEAGGVIELVA comes from the exons ATGGTATGCCCACCGCAATCGCTGTCTCACGAGGAGAAGATGCTGACTATCGCAGCCTACCCGGTTTTCCAAGACAAGAAAGCACCGCGGCCAT ACTTCCACCTTCTCCGCAACCACGAGTGGGCTCCTACCATCAACATCGAGAAGCTCTGGTCTCTCGTCCCCCTTGAGACCCGCGACAAGTACGTCAGCGGCGCCAAGACCGACTCTGCCCCCGTCatcgacctcctcgccaacggcTACGCCAAGCTCCTCGGCAAGG GCCGTCTCCCCGAGATCCCCGTCGTTGTTCGTGCCCGGTACGTCAGCGCCGAGGCTGAGCGCAAGATTGTtgaggctggtggtgttATCGAGCTCGTCGCTTAA
- a CDS encoding uncharacterized protein (COG:S; EggNog:ENOG503P07H) yields MLILPLLFLLPLSTAKPPKLNSNGIPPFSSLPLNPPAPYLSAWGLYGPNDELGTLNRLSPAIVAAASKTEIKTGVRVSLNWAMNAQGNESFINRGNFGHRIYPAGPYYDEVWDYNSQVSSHWDSLRHFPYIQERKFYNGVEDGDILGEGNGTRNSIHVWSERGIVGRGVLVDFHSWRLKQLEGRNPEERFKRFDPFVGETSGISLEDVRAVLKWQRTKVRFGDILIVRSGWTVGFNNKTREEILALQRAGSISASGLEQSLPMMKFLWDNFSAVAGDMPGVEAYPARANFTMHEVLLAGWGCPMGELFDLEALAAEAKRQKRWSFFLTSEVINLPGALASPINALAIF; encoded by the exons ATGCTtattctcccccttcttttcctcctccccctttccaccgCCAAACCACCAAAACTAAACTCCAACggcatcccccccttctcttccctccccctcaaccccccggCCCCTTACCTCTCCGCATGGGGCCTCTACGGCCCCAACGACGAACTCGGCACCCTCAACCGCCTCTCCCCAGCCATCGTGGCAGCTGCCTCAAAGACAGAGATCAAGACAGGCGTGAGAGTGAGTCTCAACTGGGCGATGAACGCCCAAGGCAACGAATCCTTCATCAACCGCGGGAATTTCGGACACAGGATCTACCCCGCGGGGCCGTACTACGACGAGGTGTGGGATTACAACTCCCAGGTGAGCAGTCATTGGGATAGTTTAAGGCATTTTCCTTATATACAAGAGAGGAAGTTTTACAACggggttgaggatggggatattttgggggaggggaacgGGACCAGGAATAGCATACATGTCTGGTCGGAAAGGGGGATCGTCGGAcggggggtgttggttgatTTTCACAGTTGGAGGCTGAAGCAGTTGGAAGGGAGAAATCCGGAGGAGAGGTTCAAGAGGTTTGATCCGTTCGTGGGGGAGACGAGTGGGATTTCGCTGGAGGATGTGAGGGCTGTGTTGAAGTGGCAGAGGACGAAGGTTAGGTTTGGGGATATTTTGATTGTGAGGTCTG GGTGGACTGTCggcttcaacaacaagaccCGCGAGGAGATCCTGGCTCTGCAGCGTGCTGGTTCGATCAGCGCTTCGGGTTTGGAACAGAGTCTTCCCATGATGAAGTTCCTCTGGGACAACTTTTCTGCTGTGGCGGGTGATATGCCGGGTGTGGAAGCTTATCCGGCGAGGGCAAACTTCACCATGCATGAGGTGTTGCTCGCTGGTTGGGGGTGTCCGATGGGCGAGTTGTTCGATCTGGAGGCGCTTGCTGCAGAGGCCAAGAGGCAGAAGCGATGGAGTTTCTTTTTGACGAGCGAGGTTATCAACCTGCCCGGCGCTTTGGCTAG TCCGATTAACGCGCTGGCTATCTTCTGA
- the TIM22 gene encoding Mitochondrial import inner membrane translocase subunit tim22 (COG:U; EggNog:ENOG503P30H), with product MNFPGGGAGGFPGAGGFPSAGGSGSSATPPMPMPQGDPNVKMLQNLMESCYAKTVMSGGAGFALGGVFGMFMASMAYDTPYHSPQTGTPGQPAIPGIKPPVDISTLPLRKQLAHGFKDMGARSWSTAKNFGQVGALFSGIECGIEGLRAKNDLANGVAAGCLTGGILARNGGPQAAAIGCAGFAAFSAAIDAWMRMPKDED from the exons ATGAACTTCCCAGGCGGCGGTGCGGGCGGGTTCCCCGGCGCAGGTGGTTTCCCCTCGGCGGGAGGATCAGGGTCGTCAGCGACACCACCAATGCCCATGCCCCAGGGTGATCCAAACGTGAAGATG CTCCAAAATCTCATGGAATCCTGCTACGCCAAAACCGTCATGTCCGGCGGCGCAGGTTTCGCCCTTGGCGGTGTATTCGGCATGTTCATGGCCTCC ATGGCCTACGACACCCCCTACCACTCCCCACAAACCGGCACCCCCGGCCAGCCCGCAATCCCAGGCATAAAACCCCCCGTCGacatctccaccctccccctccgcaaGCAGCTCGCCCACGGCTTCAAAGACATGGGCGCCCGGTCCTGGTCCACCGCCAAAAACTTTGGCCAAGTAGGCGCCCTCTTCAGCGGCATCGAGTGCGGCATTGAAGGGTTAAGAGCAAAGAATGACTTGGCCAACGGTGTAGCGGCGGGTTGTCTGACGGGGGGGATTCTTGCCAGGAATGGGGGACCCCAGGCGGCCGCGATTGGGTGTGCGGGTTTTGCGGCTTTCAGTGCCGCGATTGATGCTTGGATGAGGATGCCCAAGGATGAGGACTGA
- a CDS encoding uncharacterized protein (COG:I; EggNog:ENOG503NW7F; CAZy:GH16) translates to MSYGEKEPSFWSPRTWTRRAWLIFATVIIIIVIVVVATVVGVNATRNNNNDRSDELPFIDAHPNYTKLDYQLVETYLPSNFFEKFTYFNTYDPSHGFVHYVSPGDADLYNLTTANQDTINIRVDTSRDNATTGRHSVRLESNRQYESGLFIFDVKHTPVGCGTWPALWLTDPSPGAWPANGEVDIMESVNQGTDGNLVALHTTEGCNVKRVRRELTGTIGAEDCWNETNHNEGCTVKGPKNTFGPEFNAAGGGVVALEWRQEGIRSWIWPRSDIPTDINLDVAALGQGGRGVTAKPDPSSWGLPLADFPNTRCDMEQHFRNQSLIVNINICGDFITEDIWNGSGCARDGMTCTDFIAHNPQAFADAFWEFGSWQVWEAR, encoded by the exons ATGTCATACGGCGAGAAGGAACCCTCCTTTTGGAGCCCGAGGACGTGGACGAGAAGGGCGTGGCTGATCTTTGCGACGGTGATTATCATCATTGTCATTGTTGTGGTGGCAACTGTGGTGGGAGTGAATGCGACGAGGAATAACAACAACGATAGGAGCGACGAGTTGCCCTTCATTGATGCGCATCCGAATTATACCAAGTTGGACTACCAGTTGGTAGAGACAT ACCTGCCATCAAACTTTTTTGAAAAGTTCACCTATTTCAACACTTACGATCCTT cccaTGGTTTCGTACACTACGTCTCGCCTGGGGATGCCGATCTctacaacctcaccaccgccaaccaagacaccatcaacatccGGGTCGACACTTCTCGTGACAATGCCACCACTGGGAGACACTCCGTCCGTCTGGAATCCAACCGCCAGTACGAATCTGGTCTTTTCATCTTTGACGTCAAGCACACCCCCGTGGGATGCGGTACCTGGCCTGCCCTTTGGCTCACCGATCCGTCGCCTGGCGCCTGGCCGGCCAACGGAGAGGTTGACATCATGGAGTCGGTAAACCAGGGCACAGACGGCAATCTTGTTGCGCTTCACACCACAGAGGGCTGCAACGTGAAGCGCGTCCGCAGAGAACTGACCGGCACCATCGGGGCAGAGGACTGCTGGAAtgaaaccaaccacaacgaAGGTTGCACAGTCAAAGGCCCCAAGAACACATTTGGGCCCGAGTTCAATGCcgccggaggaggtgtgGTAGCGTTGGAATGGAGACAGGAGGGGATCCGGAGTTGGATCTGGCCCAGAAGCGACATCCCCACTGACATCAACCTCGATGTTGCTGCTCTTGGACAAGGCGGTCGGGGCGTGACAGCAAAGCCGGACCCCAGCAGCTGGGGACTGCCTTTGGCGGACTTTCCCAACACGAGGTGCGACATGGAGCAGCACTTTAGGAACCAGAGCTTGATTGTCAATATCAATATCTGCGGTGACTTCATCACGGAGGACATCTGGAACGGGAGCGGCTGCG CTCGTGATGGTATGACCTGCACGGATTTCATCGCCCACAACCCGCAGGCTTTTGCGGATGCATTCTGGGAGTTTGGATCGTGGCAGGTGTGGGAGGCTAGGTAA
- the PRP45 gene encoding mRNA splicing protein (COG:A; COG:B; EggNog:ENOG503NY30; BUSCO:EOG09264DT4): MVTIASGLTQALPKPKYTGEDEELRAQQRGPRIVGANEIDSTQLVLKRTGPPPYGNRAGWRPRAPEDFGDGGAFPEIPVAQYPWGKGDGASTSNALVVQVNSEGKVDYSAIARQGHSKDRIIHTSFKDLIPLRQRAEAGELDLSRPSQETVQETAERTKNALAKLVSGAVAAQKPKNVNVNGRRDPTFVKYTPSSQMGDSSKKQERIIKVVERQADPMEPPKFKHKKIPRGPPTPPPPVMHSPPRKLTAEDQEAWRIPPPVSLWKNSKGFTVPLDKRLAADGRNLQDVQINDKFAQFSEALFVADRHAREEVRQRAMMQQRLAEKERLQKEENLRQLAQQARADRAGGGSRRRSSRSRSRSRSRSYSGSDYSGSESDSSERARREARKERLKEEERKLRQSRMGAERRAQVMAREMDRDISEKIALGLAKPTQSKEGMYDSRLFNQSSGFSSGFNEDNPYDKPLFAAQDAVNSIYRPRVNQDDDDEGAGDRAMDRISKGNRFGEALGRGKFKGTEDNEPREGPVQFEKDTSDPFNVDKFLSEVQQETAAAAAAAGSGKRGYGLQQEEGDRRSKRTRVEEEDD, translated from the exons ATGGTTACGATAGCATCTGGCCTCACTCAGGCCCTTCCAAAACCAAAATATACAGGCGAAGATGAAGAGTTACGGGCACAGCAGCGCGGCCCTCGGATCGTCGGTGCCAACGAAATCGACAGCACACAGCTCGTCCTAAAG AGAACAGGACCACCCCCATATGGAAACCGAGCAGGTTGGCGTCCTCGCGCGCCCGAGGATttcggcgatggcggcgcGTTTCCTGAAATCCCCGTCGCGCAATACCCCTGGGGCAAAGGCGATGGCGCGTCAACTTCCAATGCGCTCGTGGTGCAAGTCAACAGCGAGGGCAAGGTCGATTACTCCGCCATCGCGCGCCAAGGGCACAGCAAAGACCGCATCATTCACACTTCGTTCAAGGACCTGATTCCACTACGACAGCGTGCCGAGGCGGGCGAGTTGGACCTCTCGAGACCTAGCCAGGAGACGGTACAAGAGACGGCCGAAAGGACGAAGAATGCCCTCGCCAAGCTGGTCAGCGGTGCGGTTGCGGCGCAAAAGCCCAAGAATGTGAACGTcaatgggaggagggaccCGACGTTTGTCAAGTACACGCCATCGTCGCAGATGGGGGATAGTTCCAAGAAGCAGGAGAGGATcatcaaggtggtggagaggcagGCGGATCCGATGGAGCCGCCCAAGTTCAAGCACAAGAAGATCCCGAGGGGACCAccgacgccgccgccgccggttaTGCATTCGCCACCGAGGAAACTGACGGCTGAGGACCAAGAGGCGTGGCGTATCCCCCCCCCTGTTTCGCTCTGGAAGAACTCGAAGGGTTTCACTGTTCCTCTTGACAAGAGGTTGGCCGCCGATGGTCGCAACCTCCAGGATGTCCAGATCAATGACAAGTTTGCTCAATTTTCCGAAGCCCTCTTCGTGGCTGATAGACACGCCAGAGAAGAGGTACGGCAGCGCGCCATGATGCAGCAGAGGCTAGCGGAGAAGGAGCGGTTGCAAAAGGAGGAGAATCTTCGTCAGTTGGCACAACAGGCCCGCGCCGACAGGGCGGGGGGTGGCAGCAGGAGACGGTCATCTCGCTCCCGATCTCGGTCTAGGTCCCGGTCTTACAGCGGCTCTGACTACTCCGGCTCGGAAAGCGACAGCTCTGAGCgtgcgaggagggaggctcGGAAGGAGAGGctcaaggaggaagagcggAAGCTCAGGCAGTCACGCATGGGTGCCGAGAGGAGGGCTCAGGTCATGGCCCGCGAGATGGACCGCGACATTTCGGAAAAGATTGCTCTCGGTCTGGCCAAGCCGACGCAGTCCAAGGAGGGGATGTACGACTCGCGGCTTTTCAACCAGTCGAGCGGGTTTAGCAGTGGGTTCAATGAGGATAACCCGTATGACAAGCCGCTTTTTGCGGCGCAGGATGCGGTTAATTCGATTTATAGACCAAGGGTTAAtcaggatgatgatgatgagggggcTGGGGATAGGGCGATGGACAGGATAAGCAAAGGGAATAGGTTTGGGGAGGcgctggggaggggaaagttCAAGGGGACGGAGGACAATGAGCCGAGGGAGGGGCCGGTGCAGTTTGAGAAGGATACTAGTGATCCGTTTAATGTTGACAAGTTTTTGTCTGAGGTGCAGCAGgagactgctgctgctgcggcggcggcgggatcggggaagagggggtatGGAttgcagcaggaggagggggataggAGGAGTAAGAGGACtagggttgaggaggaggatgactgA
- a CDS encoding uncharacterized protein (COG:U; EggNog:ENOG503NV0D): MQLPLLSCGLLGLLASQVAATALTYKVHANERACFYTATQNKDEKIAFYFAVQSGGSFDIDYEVTGPNGKYIMDGQKERQGDFVFTAREVGEYSFCFNNEMSTYTEKFVDFEIAVENEARVTIPSKQGSSPEQTSALEESLFKLSGQLSTITRNQKYFRTRENRNFSTVRSTEQRIVNFSIVQILMIMAMGALQVFIVRFFFQGARKGYV; this comes from the exons ATGCAGCTGCCATTACTTTCGTGCGGTCTCTTGGGCCTGCTGGCCAGCCAGGTCGCCGCCACAGCCCTGACCTACAAGGTTCATGCGAACGAGAGGGCGTGCTTCTACACAGCAACACAGAACAAGGACGAGAAGATTGCCTTTTACTTTGCC GTGCAATCCGGTGGTTCCTTCGATATCGATTATGAAGTGACGGGTCCCAATGGGAAATACATTATGGATGGCCAGAAGGAGAGGCAGGGAGACTTTGTCTTCACCGCCAGGGAGGTTGGCGAATACTCGTTCTGTTTCAATAACGAGATGAGCACATACACCGAGAAGTTTGTCGACTTTGAGATTGCT GTCGAGAACGAAGCGCGCGTTACCATTCCCTCGAAGCAGGGCTCGTCACCGGAACAAACATCAGCCCTCGAGGAGTCCCTGTTCAAGCTCTCGGGCCAGctgtccaccatcacccgcaACCAGAAATACTTCCGCACCCGTGAGAACCGCAACTTCAGCACCGTCCGCAGCACAGAACAAAGAATCGTCAACTTCAGCATCGTCCAGATTCTGATGATTATGGCCATGGGAGCTCTGCAGGTGTTTATTgtccgcttcttcttccagggTGCGCGGAAGGGCTACGTATGA